One Clostridium cylindrosporum DSM 605 genomic region harbors:
- a CDS encoding ribonucleoside-diphosphate reductase subunit alpha, which produces MLEKLCEIALGAIDSSEDIYSIDNLHKALKNIIRENMTRDELIDSIIQSLLELTSETEPKWQFAASKLYVLKLYEEVSKNRGIKYSSPYQGFYSFIRELTSLGLYGKYILDNYSKEEIEELEREIDPNRDFLFTYSGIHLLSRRYLIQNYNREVLELPQQMFMGIAMHLAIPEKRENRLYWAKRIYNCLSTLKATMATPTMSNARKPFYQLSSCFIDTVGDSLKGIYKSLDNFASISKFGGGMGIYFGKVRALGSTIRGFKGASGGVIPWIKLYNDTAVAVDQLGVRNGSVAVWLDVWHKDIPEFLGIKTNNGDDRKKAHDVFPGICYPDLFWKMAESNIDGSWHMMCPHEVKTIKGYSLEDFYGDEWEKRYFDCVNDDRIDKRAMKIKDIIRLIIKSASETGTPFAFFRDAANKMNPNKHKGMIYSSNLCSEIMQNMGELEIEQSEVIDENSNKIIIERTKSGDFVVCNLSSIVLGNVDVNDKEELEYVVETQIRAMDNVIDLNYYAVPYAKVTNEKYRGVGLGTSGYHHMLAKNKIGWLSEKHLEFCDKVYEDINYFAIKASLNIAKEKGKYSAFDGSDYDTGDYFRLRNYTSERWDKLKREVKKYGIRNGYLLAVAPNGSTATIAGTSEGVDPVISRFWLEEKKGSIVPKTAPELSKENFWFYISAYNVDQSMSIKANAIRQRHIDQAQSFNLYITTDYTMRQIMNLYVEACKLGVKSIYYVRSRSLEIEKCESCSS; this is translated from the coding sequence ATGCTTGAGAAATTATGTGAAATAGCTTTAGGTGCGATTGATTCTAGTGAAGATATTTATAGTATAGATAATTTACACAAAGCACTTAAAAATATTATAAGAGAAAACATGACTAGGGATGAGTTAATTGACTCAATTATTCAATCCTTACTTGAACTTACATCTGAGACTGAGCCAAAATGGCAATTTGCTGCATCAAAACTTTACGTTTTAAAGCTTTATGAAGAGGTAAGTAAAAATAGAGGTATAAAATATTCAAGTCCATATCAAGGTTTTTATAGTTTTATTAGAGAACTTACAAGTTTGGGTCTTTATGGGAAGTATATATTAGATAATTATAGCAAGGAAGAAATTGAAGAGCTTGAAAGGGAAATTGATCCAAATCGTGATTTTTTATTTACCTATAGTGGAATACATCTTCTTTCAAGAAGATATTTAATACAAAATTATAATAGAGAGGTTTTAGAGCTACCACAACAAATGTTTATGGGAATAGCAATGCATCTTGCAATACCAGAGAAAAGGGAAAATCGATTATACTGGGCTAAAAGAATATATAATTGTCTAAGTACATTAAAAGCAACTATGGCAACACCAACAATGAGTAATGCAAGGAAGCCTTTCTATCAATTAAGTTCATGCTTTATTGATACTGTTGGAGATAGCTTAAAAGGTATATATAAAAGCCTTGATAACTTTGCAAGTATTTCTAAATTTGGCGGCGGAATGGGTATATACTTTGGAAAGGTGAGGGCACTTGGATCAACAATAAGAGGATTTAAGGGAGCATCAGGAGGAGTTATACCATGGATAAAGTTATATAATGATACAGCGGTTGCAGTTGATCAATTAGGTGTTAGGAATGGTTCAGTTGCAGTATGGCTTGATGTATGGCATAAAGATATTCCAGAATTTTTAGGTATAAAAACAAATAATGGTGATGATAGAAAAAAGGCACATGATGTTTTTCCAGGGATATGTTATCCAGATTTATTTTGGAAGATGGCGGAAAGTAATATAGATGGTAGTTGGCACATGATGTGTCCTCATGAAGTGAAAACCATAAAAGGATATTCCTTAGAGGACTTTTATGGAGATGAATGGGAGAAAAGGTATTTTGATTGTGTTAATGACGATAGAATTGATAAGAGAGCAATGAAGATAAAAGATATTATAAGACTCATTATAAAAAGTGCATCTGAAACCGGGACTCCATTTGCGTTTTTCAGAGATGCAGCAAATAAAATGAATCCTAATAAACATAAAGGTATGATTTATTCTTCTAATTTATGTAGTGAGATAATGCAAAACATGGGTGAATTAGAAATTGAACAATCTGAAGTTATAGATGAGAACTCTAATAAAATAATAATTGAAAGAACAAAGTCAGGTGACTTTGTAGTTTGTAATCTTTCTTCAATAGTACTAGGTAATGTAGATGTAAATGATAAAGAGGAACTTGAATATGTAGTTGAAACTCAAATAAGGGCAATGGATAATGTAATTGATCTTAATTACTATGCAGTTCCATATGCGAAGGTTACAAATGAAAAGTATAGGGGAGTAGGGCTCGGAACAAGTGGATACCATCATATGCTTGCTAAAAATAAAATTGGCTGGTTATCTGAAAAGCATTTAGAATTTTGTGATAAGGTTTATGAAGATATTAATTATTTTGCAATTAAGGCTTCATTAAACATAGCAAAAGAAAAAGGGAAGTATAGTGCTTTTGATGGTTCAGATTATGATACAGGAGATTATTTTAGATTAAGAAATTATACATCAGAAAGATGGGATAAATTAAAAAGAGAAGTAAAGAAATATGGAATCAGAAATGGATACTTATTAGCAGTAGCTCCTAATGGATCAACCGCAACTATTGCAGGAACATCAGAGGGTGTAGATCCTGTTATTTCAAGGTTTTGGCTTGAAGAAAAAAAGGGAAGTATAGTTCCTAAAACTGCACCAGAACTATCAAAGGAAAACTTCTGGTTTTACATTTCAGCTTATAATGTTGATCAAAGTATGAGTATAAAAGCTAATGCAATTAGACAAAGACATATAGATCAGGCACAATCATTTAATTTATATATAACTACTGATTATACAATGAGACAAATAATGAATCTATATGTAGAAGCCTGTAAATTAGGTGTAAAAAGTATATATTATGTACGCTCAAGGTCACTGGAAATAGAAAAGTGTGAGAGTTGTAGTTCTTAA
- a CDS encoding arsenate reductase family protein, giving the protein MNIQIFGVKKCFDTKKAERYFKERKIKYQLIDLNLKGLSKGELQSVKSSLGLKDIINSDSKIYNSLNMDKMVNSLVREEMVLNNPLLLKTPIVRNGKFATVGYCPEVWGAWE; this is encoded by the coding sequence ATGAATATACAAATTTTTGGAGTGAAAAAATGTTTTGATACAAAAAAAGCAGAAAGATATTTCAAAGAAAGAAAAATAAAATACCAATTAATAGATCTTAATTTAAAAGGTTTAAGTAAAGGTGAATTACAAAGTGTTAAAAGTTCTTTAGGACTAAAGGATATAATAAATTCAGATTCTAAAATTTATAATAGTCTTAATATGGATAAGATGGTAAACTCTTTGGTAAGGGAGGAAATGGTTTTAAATAATCCACTTCTTCTTAAAACACCTATTGTTAGAAATGGAAAATTTGCTACAGTAGGATATTGTCCTGAAGTATGGGGAGCTTGGGAATAA
- a CDS encoding PHP domain-containing protein gives MFRKADLHVHTTMSDGELTPTEVIKYACEMKVDIISITDHNTTLGVEEAIIEGNKHSIRVIPGIELSTRFKGHRVHILGYFKDDRYKEEKLSKALCYIKKKKDKELKKLFKNEFEIEVKKGKVSLKSGMKILKYFGAKVVLAHPVLIEKEYTREIIDLPFDGIEAKYYRNTSRDTKIYINLAKKKNLFYTAGSDFHTNKTEDFNHGLIGEVYLDSKEIERFLKRSKLEKSPYIDKRKRS, from the coding sequence ATGTTTAGGAAAGCGGACCTACATGTTCATACAACTATGTCAGATGGAGAATTAACACCTACTGAAGTTATAAAATACGCATGTGAAATGAAAGTAGATATTATATCTATAACAGACCATAATACAACTCTTGGGGTGGAAGAGGCTATTATAGAAGGAAATAAGCACAGTATTCGGGTTATACCAGGTATAGAATTATCAACAAGATTTAAAGGTCATAGGGTACACATATTAGGATATTTTAAGGATGATAGATATAAGGAAGAGAAACTTTCAAAAGCTCTATGTTATATAAAAAAGAAGAAGGATAAAGAGCTAAAAAAGCTATTTAAAAATGAATTTGAAATAGAAGTTAAAAAAGGGAAAGTGTCACTAAAAAGTGGAATGAAAATTTTAAAATATTTTGGAGCCAAGGTTGTATTAGCGCATCCGGTTTTGATTGAGAAGGAATATACTCGTGAGATTATAGATCTTCCCTTTGATGGGATAGAGGCTAAATATTATAGAAACACTTCTAGAGATACAAAAATATATATTAACCTTGCAAAAAAGAAGAACTTGTTTTACACTGCAGGATCAGATTTTCATACTAATAAGACAGAGGATTTTAATCATGGATTAATAGGAGAAGTTTATCTCGATAGTAAAGAGATAGAAAGGTTTTTAAAAAGGTCAAAACTAGAAAAAAGCCCTTATATAGATAAGAGAAAAAGAAGTTAA
- a CDS encoding vWA domain-containing protein, which yields MESKNTIEYFELDLDIYMEIHEGSKRLKKSIEEYIKVFPTYERLSEDIYLALFKAMPKIKSSKEINVEYKFNNRLITKLFETDEFDSYRKSCNVNYFNSLLGSELIGKYFIQNYIKFINNNNDFKSQVASYEKALFSYKRALSDYKKLCLEYRSSKDELKLQESKLMKEKITSFETSIENSINDLEKSILSSNILYKSVSAAYKEFIGINSTIKSWGLNDGKMTPTSYDEKVEVAIKLKGLKKVKQISEMAGRFKASASQLQKRRTREEGQEICGVKLGDEIHKVLPSEKLLLANEITKKSFYKKYHQKELLSYKYKNNRIKSKGPIICCIDTSSSMEGELEVWSKSVAIALLDIAFKQKRDFVGILFSYKVGQVIEFNKRKIEPRKMYDLATGFIGSGTNFVEPLTEAMKLINTAKYKYADIIFITDGKAPLDEDFIEEFILNKEKKQFRMITVNVADNIEEGLNKINDTQILLRELTNEAVEATNETLFTL from the coding sequence GTGGAGAGTAAAAATACCATTGAATATTTTGAATTAGATCTTGATATATATATGGAGATACACGAAGGTTCCAAAAGGTTAAAGAAAAGCATCGAGGAATATATAAAGGTATTTCCTACATATGAAAGATTAAGTGAAGATATATATTTAGCTCTTTTCAAAGCTATGCCTAAAATAAAGTCATCGAAGGAAATTAATGTAGAGTATAAATTTAACAATAGATTAATAACTAAACTATTTGAAACAGATGAATTTGATTCATATAGAAAAAGCTGCAATGTTAATTACTTTAATTCACTTTTAGGATCTGAACTTATAGGAAAATATTTTATACAAAACTATATAAAGTTTATAAATAATAATAATGATTTTAAAAGTCAAGTTGCATCATATGAAAAAGCATTATTTTCTTATAAAAGGGCTTTAAGTGATTATAAAAAGCTATGTTTAGAATATAGAAGTAGTAAAGATGAGTTAAAACTACAGGAATCAAAGCTTATGAAGGAGAAAATTACTAGTTTTGAAACCTCTATAGAGAATAGTATTAATGATCTAGAAAAAAGTATTTTGTCTTCTAATATATTGTATAAAAGTGTATCTGCAGCATATAAAGAGTTTATTGGTATAAACTCTACTATTAAATCATGGGGACTTAATGACGGAAAAATGACTCCAACATCCTACGATGAAAAAGTAGAAGTTGCTATAAAACTTAAGGGACTAAAAAAAGTTAAGCAAATATCTGAAATGGCAGGAAGATTTAAAGCCTCTGCAAGTCAACTTCAAAAAAGAAGAACCAGAGAAGAAGGGCAAGAAATTTGTGGTGTAAAGCTAGGTGACGAAATTCATAAGGTTCTTCCTTCGGAAAAGCTTCTTTTAGCAAATGAAATAACTAAAAAAAGTTTTTATAAAAAATATCATCAAAAAGAACTTTTGTCATATAAATACAAAAATAATAGAATAAAATCAAAGGGTCCTATTATATGCTGTATAGATACCTCAAGTTCAATGGAAGGAGAACTTGAAGTATGGTCAAAATCTGTTGCTATTGCATTACTTGATATAGCATTCAAACAAAAAAGGGATTTTGTTGGTATACTTTTTTCCTATAAAGTAGGACAAGTTATAGAATTTAATAAAAGAAAAATAGAGCCTAGAAAGATGTATGATTTAGCAACGGGATTTATTGGAAGTGGAACAAACTTTGTTGAACCTTTAACAGAGGCTATGAAACTAATAAATACAGCAAAATATAAATATGCTGATATTATCTTTATAACAGATGGTAAGGCACCACTAGATGAAGATTTTATAGAAGAATTTATTTTGAACAAAGAGAAAAAGCAGTTTAGAATGATTACAGTAAATGTAGCAGATAATATTGAAGAGGGACTAAACAAAATAAATGACACCCAAATTCTTTTGAGAGAGTTAACTAATGAAGCTGTAGAAGCTACAAATGAAACATTATTTACATTATAA
- a CDS encoding AAA family ATPase, producing the protein MEENNISYTQKVQNAISKFQSISSELKSIFVERDEVIDNSIKALITGQSVLLIGPPGTAKSALTDELCKRIVNGRYFSWLLNRTSDPSEILGPFSIREMEQDKFVRVTKNKLPEAEIVFLDEIFKCNEPTLNILLPLINEKLFYNDGKPVDVPLISLFAASNEFPEEDSLLALYDRMIFRMYVDYVGDVQNKMIMLKNFLSKGSKNDSPTTVTIDDINVLREAMDNIEIDDSILKEYIALMNALLREGIVVSDRRQNECLKVLRVSALLDNRESVNSSDFKCLRDVLWNEPSEIEKIEEVLKESSVSAYEKEYNTIKKRYVEIVDASETITDVRMIVEIKSSVEYLYEKLKRIMKEKELMEDGVLKKFESLKKEVEDYLEYISKQVDEDDLMM; encoded by the coding sequence ATGGAAGAAAATAATATTAGCTATACTCAGAAAGTTCAAAATGCAATTAGTAAGTTTCAAAGTATTTCATCTGAACTAAAAAGTATATTTGTAGAAAGAGATGAAGTAATAGATAATAGTATAAAGGCGTTAATTACAGGACAATCAGTGTTATTGATAGGACCACCTGGGACAGCAAAAAGTGCTCTTACAGATGAATTATGTAAGAGAATAGTAAACGGAAGATATTTTTCATGGCTATTAAATAGAACCTCTGATCCATCTGAAATCCTTGGACCATTTAGTATTAGAGAAATGGAACAAGATAAATTTGTGAGAGTTACAAAAAATAAACTTCCAGAAGCGGAGATAGTATTTTTAGATGAAATATTTAAGTGTAATGAACCTACACTTAATATTCTTCTACCACTTATAAACGAAAAGTTATTTTATAACGATGGAAAGCCGGTGGATGTTCCACTTATATCATTATTTGCGGCATCAAATGAGTTTCCAGAGGAGGATTCACTTCTTGCCCTTTATGACAGAATGATATTTAGAATGTATGTTGATTATGTTGGAGATGTACAAAATAAAATGATAATGCTTAAAAACTTTTTAAGTAAAGGTTCAAAAAATGATTCACCTACAACAGTAACAATAGACGATATTAATGTTTTAAGAGAAGCAATGGACAATATTGAGATAGATGATTCTATTTTAAAGGAATATATAGCACTAATGAATGCATTACTTAGAGAAGGTATAGTAGTTTCTGATAGAAGACAAAATGAATGCTTAAAGGTACTAAGAGTTAGTGCCCTTCTTGATAATAGAGAGTCTGTAAATTCAAGTGATTTTAAGTGTTTACGTGATGTTTTATGGAATGAACCATCAGAAATTGAAAAAATAGAAGAGGTTCTAAAAGAATCATCTGTATCTGCATATGAAAAAGAATATAATACTATTAAGAAAAGATATGTAGAAATAGTAGATGCATCAGAGACAATAACTGACGTAAGAATGATAGTTGAAATAAAAAGTTCTGTAGAATATTTATATGAAAAGCTTAAAAGGATTATGAAGGAAAAAGAACTTATGGAAGATGGAGTTCTGAAAAAGTTCGAAAGTTTAAAAAAGGAAGTTGAGGATTACTTGGAATATATATCAAAACAGGTTGATGAAGACGACTTAATGATGTAA
- a CDS encoding bifunctional homocysteine S-methyltransferase/methylenetetrahydrofolate reductase translates to MVREYLLENVLLTDGAMGTYYSEITGDNVSKCEFANLKNPEVIEGIHKEYIDAGAKLIRTNTFAANSITLGVSKNEVKKIIQEGYKIARKVAENKDVFVGASIGPIPEPRFDDEEFDLYDEYIYIVDSFLEVGADIFVFETFSSLDYLKKVISYIRQRNSNAFILTQFSFTMDGFTRRGLSLESVLSGVKLLDVDAYGFNCGLGPMHLYKILKGINMCSSIVSALPNAGYPDIINERSVYVNNPDYFADMMVDIESLGVKIIGGCCGTTPKHISKIKEKLEFEGPSSFAVESVKIAEKKVNIEKTSAFSKKVSDGNFVIAVELDPPFGVDISGIIDGAKLCKEIGVDLITVADSPRALARVDSLMVATKIKREVGIDVLPHICCRDKNINAIRSGLLASHIEGTRNILAVTGDPISEEDRVSTKSVFNLNSFRLIELIEQMNKDVFQMDKIAIGGALNLNVTNKEAEIKRMDKKIEKGASFFLTQPIFDQEVIDYLINLKKDRKDAKILAGIMPLVSYRNAMFLHNEVPGILIPEECINKFNKDMTKEEGYEVGVEIAASIANKLKPYVDGFYFITPFNRVEVVKRVIDKIN, encoded by the coding sequence TTGGTAAGGGAATATTTATTAGAAAATGTACTTTTAACTGATGGGGCTATGGGTACATACTATTCAGAAATTACAGGGGATAATGTATCAAAATGTGAGTTTGCAAATTTAAAAAACCCTGAAGTTATAGAAGGAATACACAAAGAATATATAGATGCTGGAGCTAAATTAATTAGAACAAATACCTTTGCTGCTAATTCAATTACACTTGGAGTATCAAAAAACGAAGTTAAAAAAATAATTCAGGAAGGTTATAAAATTGCAAGAAAAGTAGCTGAAAATAAAGATGTATTTGTAGGAGCAAGTATTGGTCCTATACCAGAGCCAAGATTTGATGATGAGGAATTTGATTTATATGATGAATATATATATATAGTTGATTCATTTTTAGAAGTTGGTGCGGATATATTTGTATTTGAGACTTTTAGTAGCCTTGATTATTTAAAAAAGGTAATTTCATATATAAGACAAAGAAATAGTAATGCATTTATACTAACTCAGTTTTCATTTACAATGGATGGATTTACAAGAAGAGGTCTTAGTCTCGAGTCAGTTCTAAGTGGTGTAAAGCTTCTAGATGTAGATGCCTATGGATTTAACTGTGGACTTGGTCCGATGCACTTATATAAAATACTAAAGGGTATAAATATGTGCAGTAGTATAGTATCTGCACTACCTAACGCTGGGTATCCTGACATTATAAATGAAAGAAGCGTATATGTTAATAATCCAGATTATTTTGCGGATATGATGGTTGATATAGAATCACTTGGTGTAAAGATAATAGGTGGTTGCTGTGGTACGACCCCAAAACATATATCAAAAATAAAAGAAAAGCTAGAATTTGAAGGACCTAGTTCCTTTGCTGTTGAAAGTGTGAAAATAGCAGAAAAGAAAGTAAATATAGAAAAGACTAGCGCCTTTTCTAAGAAAGTTTCTGATGGGAATTTTGTTATTGCGGTTGAGCTAGATCCTCCATTTGGAGTTGACATAAGTGGGATTATAGATGGAGCTAAGCTTTGCAAAGAAATTGGAGTGGACTTAATAACCGTAGCTGATTCACCAAGAGCACTTGCAAGAGTAGATTCACTAATGGTAGCAACAAAAATAAAAAGAGAAGTGGGTATAGATGTACTTCCACACATTTGTTGCAGAGATAAAAATATTAATGCTATTAGGTCAGGACTACTTGCATCACACATTGAAGGTACTAGAAATATTCTTGCAGTTACAGGGGATCCTATATCAGAAGAAGATAGAGTAAGTACAAAAAGTGTATTTAATCTGAATTCATTTAGGTTAATTGAATTAATAGAGCAAATGAATAAAGATGTTTTCCAGATGGACAAGATAGCAATCGGAGGAGCACTTAACTTAAATGTAACTAATAAGGAAGCTGAAATAAAAAGAATGGATAAGAAAATAGAAAAGGGAGCAAGCTTTTTCTTAACTCAACCTATATTTGATCAAGAGGTTATAGATTATCTTATAAATCTTAAAAAAGATAGAAAAGACGCTAAAATATTAGCTGGTATAATGCCTCTTGTTAGTTATAGAAATGCTATGTTTCTTCATAATGAAGTTCCAGGTATTCTTATTCCTGAAGAATGTATCAATAAATTCAATAAGGATATGACAAAGGAAGAAGGATATGAAGTTGGTGTTGAAATAGCAGCAAGCATAGCAAATAAGCTAAAGCCATATGTAGATGGGTTCTATTTTATAACTCCATTCAATAGAGTAGAGGTTGTCAAGAGAGTTATAGACAAAATAAATTAA
- the aroF gene encoding 3-deoxy-7-phosphoheptulonate synthase: protein MIVIMNPKCKDESIKEVKDYVEALGLKTHLSQGETFCIVGLIGDTSKIDEDKMIAIGEVDKVLKVGEPYKKANRLVKPENSIIDVLGNKIGGKNLAIMAGPCSVESEEQIVEIAKKVKESGANFLRGGAFKPRTSPYSFQGLEKEGLRLLEVAKKETGLPIVTEIMATEDLNDFVDRVDVIQVGARNMQNFHLLKELGKTKTPILLKRGLSSTIEEWIMSAEYIMAGGNENVILCERGIRTFETYTRNTLDLSAIPVVKRLTHLPVIVDPSHATGKNWLVEPLAKSAVIAGADGLMIEVHNNPAKALCDGAQSIKPEEFSKIMDKIKVLAQVEGRDIEGI from the coding sequence ATGATAGTAATAATGAATCCTAAATGTAAGGATGAGTCAATAAAAGAGGTTAAGGATTATGTAGAAGCCTTAGGTTTAAAAACACATTTGTCACAGGGAGAAACTTTTTGCATAGTTGGACTTATTGGAGATACATCAAAAATAGATGAAGATAAGATGATAGCTATTGGTGAAGTAGACAAAGTACTTAAGGTTGGCGAACCATATAAAAAAGCAAATAGACTAGTTAAACCAGAAAACTCAATAATAGATGTTTTAGGAAATAAAATAGGTGGTAAAAATCTAGCTATAATGGCTGGACCTTGTTCTGTAGAAAGTGAAGAGCAAATTGTAGAAATTGCAAAGAAGGTTAAGGAGAGTGGAGCAAACTTTTTAAGGGGAGGGGCATTTAAGCCAAGAACTTCACCTTATAGTTTTCAAGGCCTAGAAAAAGAAGGACTTAGACTTCTTGAAGTGGCAAAAAAGGAAACAGGACTTCCAATAGTTACAGAAATAATGGCAACTGAAGACTTAAATGACTTTGTAGATAGAGTTGATGTTATTCAAGTTGGAGCGAGAAATATGCAAAACTTTCATCTTCTAAAAGAGCTTGGAAAAACAAAAACACCTATACTTCTAAAAAGAGGTTTATCTTCAACGATTGAAGAGTGGATAATGTCTGCTGAGTATATTATGGCAGGTGGAAATGAAAATGTAATTCTTTGTGAAAGAGGAATACGTACATTTGAAACATACACAAGAAATACCCTTGATTTAAGTGCAATTCCAGTAGTTAAGAGGTTAACACATCTTCCTGTTATTGTAGATCCATCACATGCTACAGGGAAAAATTGGCTTGTTGAGCCACTAGCTAAGTCAGCGGTAATTGCAGGGGCAGATGGACTTATGATAGAAGTTCATAACAATCCAGCAAAGGCGCTTTGTGATGGTGCACAGTCTATAAAGCCTGAAGAATTTAGTAAGATAATGGATAAGATAAAGGTTTTAGCGCAGGTTGAAGGTAGAGATATAGAAGGTATATAA
- a CDS encoding ribonuclease Z yields the protein MMEIIFLGCGGGMPTPERSLASMMINYEGRKILIDCGEGTQVSMKMVGRGFKTIDIICITHIHGDHIIGLPGLLSTIGNSGKVDPLIIIGPKGIAEAVKSLMYIVPYLPYELRVIENYSGSIDFGDKYSIKELGVLFKPMNIQISSIELEHSSPCFGYSFYIKRNPKFNIEKAIENNVPKNIWNKLQIGEEIIIDNKLYTKEMVLGTEREGLKISYITDTRPILDINNFVYNSDLFVCEGTYGKEEDIDKAIRNKHMTFKEAASIAANSNVKKLILTHFSPALKNPEDYIDNAKAVFNESYLAKDRLIETLKFN from the coding sequence ATGATGGAGATAATATTTCTAGGCTGTGGAGGGGGAATGCCAACTCCTGAAAGAAGCTTAGCATCAATGATGATAAACTATGAAGGCAGAAAGATTTTAATTGATTGTGGAGAAGGTACACAGGTATCAATGAAAATGGTAGGAAGAGGATTTAAAACAATAGATATTATTTGTATTACCCATATTCATGGAGACCATATAATAGGTCTACCAGGGTTATTATCAACTATTGGTAATAGTGGCAAGGTAGATCCTTTAATAATAATCGGACCAAAGGGAATAGCCGAGGCTGTAAAAAGTCTTATGTATATAGTTCCTTATCTTCCATATGAGTTAAGAGTTATTGAGAACTATAGTGGAAGTATTGATTTTGGTGATAAATATTCTATAAAAGAATTAGGAGTTTTGTTTAAGCCAATGAATATTCAAATAAGTTCAATAGAGCTTGAGCATTCTAGTCCTTGTTTTGGATATAGTTTTTATATAAAGAGAAACCCCAAATTTAATATTGAAAAAGCAATTGAAAATAATGTCCCTAAAAATATATGGAATAAACTCCAAATTGGAGAAGAAATTATCATAGATAATAAGTTATATACAAAGGAAATGGTTCTTGGGACAGAAAGGGAAGGTTTGAAAATTAGTTATATTACAGATACAAGACCAATATTAGATATTAATAATTTTGTTTATAATAGTGATTTGTTTGTATGTGAAGGTACATATGGAAAAGAAGAGGATATTGATAAAGCGATAAGAAATAAACATATGACATTTAAAGAGGCTGCTTCTATAGCTGCAAATTCAAATGTGAAAAAATTAATATTGACTCATTTCAGTCCAGCTTTGAAAAATCCAGAGGATTACATAGATAATGCAAAAGCAGTATTTAATGAGTCTTACTTAGCCAAGGATAGATTAATAGAAACACTTAAGTTTAACTAG
- a CDS encoding chemotaxis protein, with amino-acid sequence MQSKILLESGTGEVEILEFKINNQFYAINVIKTKEVVLLDKITSIPDSSPEIAGLMICRDEVLSLIDLNYVVNGHYNEKPQAKVIICEFNRVKVAFIVDDVIAIHRIPWSKITRPDDISANSLVIGNIMLERKVIQLLDFEKIVTDINPSTGISEDRIVNVEYKDRSNYRIVLADDSALIRKLLKNTLTKAGFSNLVMFDDGQQALDYLISLANEYGENFKEKVQVLITDVEMPQLDGHTLTRKVKEHDILRKLPVIIFSSLITQDLKHKGEAVGADAQLSKPDISTLVNVIDDLIECR; translated from the coding sequence ATGCAAAGCAAAATATTACTGGAATCAGGAACTGGAGAGGTAGAAATACTAGAGTTTAAGATAAATAATCAGTTTTATGCTATAAATGTTATAAAGACAAAGGAAGTTGTTCTATTAGATAAAATAACTAGTATACCAGATTCAAGTCCTGAAATAGCTGGACTAATGATTTGTAGAGATGAAGTTTTAAGTTTAATTGACTTAAATTATGTAGTAAACGGACACTATAATGAAAAACCACAGGCAAAGGTTATAATATGTGAATTTAATAGAGTAAAAGTAGCATTTATTGTTGATGATGTAATAGCTATTCATAGAATACCTTGGAGTAAAATTACTAGACCTGATGATATATCCGCAAACTCTTTGGTAATAGGAAACATAATGTTAGAAAGAAAGGTAATCCAGCTTTTAGATTTTGAAAAAATAGTAACAGATATTAATCCAAGTACAGGAATTAGTGAAGATAGAATAGTTAACGTTGAGTATAAAGATAGAAGTAATTATAGAATAGTTCTAGCAGATGATTCAGCCTTAATAAGAAAACTATTAAAAAACACATTAACTAAAGCAGGATTCTCTAATCTAGTAATGTTTGATGACGGACAGCAAGCACTTGATTACTTAATTAGCTTAGCAAATGAGTATGGAGAAAACTTCAAAGAAAAAGTACAAGTCCTAATAACAGATGTAGAAATGCCTCAACTTGATGGTCATACCTTAACTAGAAAGGTTAAGGAACACGATATTTTAAGAAAATTACCTGTTATTATATTCTCATCACTAATAACACAGGATTTAAAGCATAAAGGGGAGGCTGTTGGTGCAGATGCACAGTTAAGTAAACCTGATATTTCAACACTAGTGAATGTTATAGATGATTTAATAGAATGTAGATAG